The nucleotide window TTGCGCCCAAAGATCAGGCCGGTTGCGCCAGCATCCATCGCAATCCGCGCCTTGGCGATCAGGTCTTCATCGCCTTCCATTTCACCGCCGCTGAAGAGGACCAGTGCTCGCCCCGCCGACTCGACCACCATACGAGTCGCTTCTTCGCGCGTGGGGCGCATGGTGTTATAGGGCTTGGGAGCAGCCTGATCTTTCTCTGGATTGATCTTGGGTACGTTGATCTTCACAATATCAGCGCCCAGTTCGCTGGCAACGCGAGCCGCGTAGTCAATAGCATACAAACTATCGCGCCCGCCTTTGGCATCAATTGCCTCGCCGCGTGGATAGGACCAGACGATCACGGGCATGCCATAGCGGTCAGCATCCTCGCGCACCTTGCGGAACTGCGCAAAATCTTCATCCTGGCGCGGCGAGCCGACGTAGAGTGTGTAGCCCACCGCATCCGCGCCCAGCCGTACAGCGTCTTCCACGCTGGCAAGGACTGGGGAGATCGGCGCTTTGTCGCTGGGAATCTCGGTCTTGCCGTTCAGCTTCAGCACGAGCGGCACCTCGCCCGCGTAGTGCTGCATATATTTCTCGGCGATCCCGATCTGAAAGACAATGCCCGAAAAGTTGCCTTCTTTGGCAACACGTAGCTGAAACTCCGGGTCTTTC belongs to Ktedonobacterales bacterium and includes:
- a CDS encoding aldolase — protein: MAMTRVKRPTLHDLELSPGKRTRLQHLLYKYGPANGTLLFLPIDQGLEHGPRDFFVNPPAKDPEFQLRVAKEGNFSGIVFQIGIAEKYMQHYAGEVPLVLKLNGKTEIPSDKAPISPVLASVEDAVRLGADAVGYTLYVGSPRQDEDFAQFRKVREDADRYGMPVIVWSYPRGEAIDAKGGRDSLYAIDYAARVASELGADIVKINVPKINPEKDQAAPKPYNTMRPTREEATRMVVESAGRALVLFSGGEMEGDEDLIAKARIAMDAGATGLIFGRNLWQRSHDDALAMSRQLHEMMKDYRA